The window GTCGTCGACCATCACGGTGCCCCAGTCGAACGAGAAGAACCCGAGCAGGGAGAAGGCGGTGAGGATCGTCAGCAACAGCGCGACGATTGCGGTCTGGACGCCGCCGGTCTCTTTCGCACCCATGTAGTTGACCCCGACGAACGCGAGGCCCGCTACGAACGCGCCGACCTGTACCTCCGAGAGAACGAGCGGGCCGAGCGCGATCGTCGGCAGGACGGCGATCTCGCCGACCACCGGGAGCGAAACGACGACGTCCCCGAGGAAGGTCGCGAGGTAGCCGCCGAACCCGATGCAGTAGAAGGCGCTGGCGAAGGCGAGCCCCATCCAGTCACCCATTCCGGAGATCGATCCGAACAGGGGACCGAGCGCGCGGTTGATATAGTAGTATGCACCCCCGGCTTTGGGCATCGCCGTCCCCAGTTCGCTCACCGAGAGCGCGTTGATCATCGCGATCAATCCACCGATGACGAACGAGAGGACGACGACCGGCCCCGCTTCCTGGGCCGCGACGCCGGGCAGAACGAAGATCCCCGCGCCGATCATCGTCCCGATACCGATCGCGAGGGCCGAGATCAGCCCCAGGTCCTTGGCGAGTTCCTCGTCACTCATGCTATCCTCTGTGTCTGTTTTCCCTGGAAGAGCGTTCGTAAATCAGTTATCATTAGTGGGTAGTCGTTTCGCGTAATAACGAAACGCGGCGTACGAGGTGTCGTTCGTCGGCGTTTCTGCTTTGTCAGTTCCTACGTCGAACGGCGGGTTCAAACACTTGTTGATTCGAAAAAGACCCTGTCTCTGAGTTCGGAAGGCAGAACGAGAGGGGTGCCAAACTGTTGTGGCGCAATTTAGCCTGCGCTGTGGATTCGGACGAGTCCGTTCGAGCTTATGTATCTCTCCGATATTATTAAGTTGAGGTCTTGATCAGTAGCTAGGTATATGTGCCGAACTTCGGAAACGAAACTCTCTTTCCCTGCTCTGCTCTCTACACGACCCAACCGCGGAGACTCTCTCGAAAGTCTCGAAAGCGCGCTTTCGAAGCGGACTCTCGGATTGACGGACGGCAGAAACCACGGACTTGGGGTCATGAAACCCGAGACGGGACACGCGAACGCGACAGGTAAGCGGACGACGACCACTATCACGATGACTCGGAAATCAACGCTTACGGATCATCGAATCGGCGGAGGAAAACGATGCGCGTAGTCATCGTCGGGGCCGGGGAAGTCGGTCGGACTATCGCCCACAACCTCGAGGAGTCCCACGACGTGGTCGTCGTCGACCGCGACCCGGACGTCGTCGAGGAACTGACCTACTCCAGGGACGTCCTCTCGATCCAGGGCGACGGTACCGAACTGGGAACGCTCGAGGAGGCCGACGTCGAACGGGCCGACCTCGTCATCGCCTGTACGGACAACGACGAAGCGAACGTCGTCATCTGTGGAGCAACCAAAACCGTCAGCGACGCGTTCACGATCGCCCGCGTGCGCCGCCGAACCCTGCTCGAGACCTGGGAGGGATCCCAGGGGGCGTTCGGCGTCGACTTCATGGTCTGTACGGACCTGTTGACGGCGCGAGCGATCGTCCGGATCTCCGACCTGCCCGCGACCCAGGACGTCGACACGTTCGTCGGCGGACTGGTCAGGATGGCGGAGTTCGAGGTCTGTCCGGAAAGTCCGGTTGCCGGATCGACGGTGAGCGACGCCGACCGGTACGACTCGCTGACGTTCGCAGGGGTCTTCCGGGACGACGAGATGATCGTCGCGACCGGGGATACGGTGTTGCAGGCAGGTGATCGGATCGTCGTCATCGGGAGTACCAGTTCCGTCGCCGACTTCGCCAGAGACGTGGCTGCACCGACGAGCGAGGAGGGCAACGAGGTCGTGGTCGTGGGCGGCGGCGAGGTCGGCTACCAGACCGCCCGGGAGTTCGAGGACCACGGCTACCGGCCCCGGCTGATCGAACGGGACCACGAGCGGGCCCGAGAAGTCGCCGAGGCCTTGCCGAACACGATGGTGATGGAGAGCGACGGGACCGACGCGGAGTTTCTCATACGCGAGCACGTCGACGAGGCGGATCTCGTCGTCGCTGCGCTCGACAGCGACGAGAAGAACCTGCTCGTCTCGCTGCTGGCCGAACGCATCGGCGTCGAGCGGACCGTGGCAGTCATCGAGAACCGCGAGTACGTCGACCTCTTCGAAACCGTCGGCGTCGACGTCGCGGTCAACCCTCGCGAGGAAACCGCCGAGGAGATCGTCCGCTTTACCCGCGCCGATCACACCGAGAAAGTCGCCATGCTCGAGCACGACCGGGCCGAGGTCATCGAGTTCGAGGTCAACGGCGACGGGGTCCTCTCCGGCAAGCCGATCGTCGACGCGATGCGGTCGCTTCCCGATGGGGTCGTCATCGGAGCGATCTCCCGTCAAGGCGAACTGATTACCCCCCGTGGCGAGACGGTCGTCCAGCCGGGCGATCACGTCGTCGTGTTCGTCGATTCGGCAGTCATCGACGATGTAATCGAGGCGATCTGAATGCGACGGAGGTTACACGTCGACTGGCGGGCAGGGCTGAGTCTCGTCGGAACGCTACTGGCGTTCCTTTCGCTCGCGTTCGTCGTCCCCATCCTGGTCGCGCTCGTTTACGGCGGCGAGGACCTCTGGGTATTCGTCGCATCGATGGCCATCACCGCCACGTTCGGTCTCCTCCTTCGTAAACTCGATCCCGAGCCCGATCCGGGCGCTCGAGAGGCGTTTCTCGTCGTCGCCTTGACCTGGCTGTTCGCGGCGATCTTCGGTGCGCTTCCGTACGTCCTTGCGGGGGACGGAACGGTTGCACATCCGATCAACGCCATCTTCGAGAGCATGAGCGGCTTCACGACGACGGGGGCGACGGTGATGGGCGATATCTCCTTCGACACTCACTCCAGGGCGATGCTGATGTGGCGACAGCTTTCCCAGTGGCTAGGCGGAATGGGAATCATCGTCCTCGCGGTCGCGATCCTCTCCCAGATGGCTGTCGGTGGTGCCGAACTGATGCG of the Halobiforma lacisalsi AJ5 genome contains:
- the trkA gene encoding Trk system potassium transporter TrkA; amino-acid sequence: MRVVIVGAGEVGRTIAHNLEESHDVVVVDRDPDVVEELTYSRDVLSIQGDGTELGTLEEADVERADLVIACTDNDEANVVICGATKTVSDAFTIARVRRRTLLETWEGSQGAFGVDFMVCTDLLTARAIVRISDLPATQDVDTFVGGLVRMAEFEVCPESPVAGSTVSDADRYDSLTFAGVFRDDEMIVATGDTVLQAGDRIVVIGSTSSVADFARDVAAPTSEEGNEVVVVGGGEVGYQTAREFEDHGYRPRLIERDHERAREVAEALPNTMVMESDGTDAEFLIREHVDEADLVVAALDSDEKNLLVSLLAERIGVERTVAVIENREYVDLFETVGVDVAVNPREETAEEIVRFTRADHTEKVAMLEHDRAEVIEFEVNGDGVLSGKPIVDAMRSLPDGVVIGAISRQGELITPRGETVVQPGDHVVVFVDSAVIDDVIEAI